A portion of the Gadus macrocephalus chromosome 10, ASM3116895v1 genome contains these proteins:
- the higd2a gene encoding HIG1 domain family member 2A, mitochondrial codes for MAAASTPAVVNLPITQQSGAMPFDFSKPPVIEGFTPVSRRKDETFKEKLLRKTKENPFVPIGCLGTAGALAYGLRAFHQGKTRQSQMLMRGRIFAQGFTVFAIIFGVVATQLKPKQ; via the exons ATGGCTGCTGCGTCTACTCCCGCGGTCGTCAATTTACCAATAACACAGCAATCGGGGGCAATGCCGTTTGATTTTTCCAAGCCTCCGGTTATTGAAGGGTTTACACCAGTGTCGAGGCGAAAGGACGAGACGTTCAAGGAAAAACTGCTccgaaaaacaaaagaaaatccaTTCGTCCCCATAG GTTGTCTCGGAACAGCCGGAGCCCTAGCGTATGGACTCCGTGCTTTTCATCAAGGCAAAACCAGGCAGTCCCAGATGTTGATGAGAGGGCGAATCTTTGCTCAAGGCTTTACTGTATTTGCCATAATATTTGGAGTTGTTGCAACTCAGCTGAAACCCAAGCAATGA
- the cltb gene encoding clathrin light chain B isoform X3, protein MADNGVHTTEEDPAAAFLAQQENEIAVIENDDDGFGALEGTDGEQPPQEPLYDGFGEEPAIVNGDMFPESNGPTDSYAAIAQVDQLRQEPESLRKWREEQKDRLEELDSASKTAEAEWKEKAKKELEEWHVHQNEQMEKNKANNRASEEALMAESDGGDTGALGTEWERVARLCDFNPKTNKQAKDVSRMRSVLISLKQTPLVR, encoded by the exons ATGGCTGACAACGGAGTGCACACCACCGAGGAGGACCCTGCCGCCGCTTTCCTGGCTCAGCAGGAGAACGAAATCGCGGTGATCGAGAATGACGACGATGGGTTCGGAGCCCTGGAAGGAACCGACGGCGAGCAGCCTCCCCAGGAGCCCCTCTACG ACGGTTTTGGTGAGGAACCTGCCATAGTCAACGGGGATATGTTCCCG GAGTCCAATGGCCCAACTGACAGCTATGCAGCCATCGCTCAGGTCGATCAGCTGAGGCAGGAGCCGGAAAGCCTACGCAAGTGGAGGGAGGAACAGAAGGACCGCCTCGAAGAGCTCG ACTCAGCCTCCAAGACGGCTGAGGCGGAGTGGAAGGAGAAGGCcaagaaggagctggaggagtggCATGTGCACCAGAATGAGCAGATGGAGAAGAACAAGGCGAACAACAG AGCCTCAGAGGAGGCTCTGATGGCGGAGAGTGACGGAGGAGACACCGGAGCCCTAGGGACCGAGTGGGAGCGGGTGGCCCGCCTCTGTGACTTCAACCCCAAGACCAACAAGCAGGCGAAGGACGTGTCTCGAATGCGCTCGGTCCTCATCTCCCTCAAACAGACGCCACTCGTTCGCTAG
- the cltb gene encoding clathrin light chain B isoform X1 produces the protein MADNGVHTTEEDPAAAFLAQQENEIAVIENDDDGFGALEGTDGEQPPQEPLYDGFGEEPAIVNGDMFPESNGPTDSYAAIAQVDQLRQEPESLRKWREEQKDRLEELDSASKTAEAEWKEKAKKELEEWHVHQNEQMEKNKANNRIADKAFYKQPNADVIGFVASEEALMAESDGGDTGALGTEWERVARLCDFNPKTNKQAKDVSRMRSVLISLKQTPLVR, from the exons ATGGCTGACAACGGAGTGCACACCACCGAGGAGGACCCTGCCGCCGCTTTCCTGGCTCAGCAGGAGAACGAAATCGCGGTGATCGAGAATGACGACGATGGGTTCGGAGCCCTGGAAGGAACCGACGGCGAGCAGCCTCCCCAGGAGCCCCTCTACG ACGGTTTTGGTGAGGAACCTGCCATAGTCAACGGGGATATGTTCCCG GAGTCCAATGGCCCAACTGACAGCTATGCAGCCATCGCTCAGGTCGATCAGCTGAGGCAGGAGCCGGAAAGCCTACGCAAGTGGAGGGAGGAACAGAAGGACCGCCTCGAAGAGCTCG ACTCAGCCTCCAAGACGGCTGAGGCGGAGTGGAAGGAGAAGGCcaagaaggagctggaggagtggCATGTGCACCAGAATGAGCAGATGGAGAAGAACAAGGCGAACAACAG GATTGCCGACAAGGCTTTCTACAAACAGCCCAACGCTGATGTTATAGGCTTTGT AGCCTCAGAGGAGGCTCTGATGGCGGAGAGTGACGGAGGAGACACCGGAGCCCTAGGGACCGAGTGGGAGCGGGTGGCCCGCCTCTGTGACTTCAACCCCAAGACCAACAAGCAGGCGAAGGACGTGTCTCGAATGCGCTCGGTCCTCATCTCCCTCAAACAGACGCCACTCGTTCGCTAG
- the cltb gene encoding clathrin light chain B isoform X2 yields MADNGVHTTEEDPAAAFLAQQENEIAVIENDDDGFGALEGTDGEQPPQEPLYDGFGEEPAIVNGDMFPESNGPTDSYAAIAQVDQLRQEPESLRKWREEQKDRLEELDSASKTAEAEWKEKAKKELEEWHVHQNEQMEKNKANNRLCPSLARASEEALMAESDGGDTGALGTEWERVARLCDFNPKTNKQAKDVSRMRSVLISLKQTPLVR; encoded by the exons ATGGCTGACAACGGAGTGCACACCACCGAGGAGGACCCTGCCGCCGCTTTCCTGGCTCAGCAGGAGAACGAAATCGCGGTGATCGAGAATGACGACGATGGGTTCGGAGCCCTGGAAGGAACCGACGGCGAGCAGCCTCCCCAGGAGCCCCTCTACG ACGGTTTTGGTGAGGAACCTGCCATAGTCAACGGGGATATGTTCCCG GAGTCCAATGGCCCAACTGACAGCTATGCAGCCATCGCTCAGGTCGATCAGCTGAGGCAGGAGCCGGAAAGCCTACGCAAGTGGAGGGAGGAACAGAAGGACCGCCTCGAAGAGCTCG ACTCAGCCTCCAAGACGGCTGAGGCGGAGTGGAAGGAGAAGGCcaagaaggagctggaggagtggCATGTGCACCAGAATGAGCAGATGGAGAAGAACAAGGCGAACAACAG ACTCTGCCCAAGTCTTGCACG AGCCTCAGAGGAGGCTCTGATGGCGGAGAGTGACGGAGGAGACACCGGAGCCCTAGGGACCGAGTGGGAGCGGGTGGCCCGCCTCTGTGACTTCAACCCCAAGACCAACAAGCAGGCGAAGGACGTGTCTCGAATGCGCTCGGTCCTCATCTCCCTCAAACAGACGCCACTCGTTCGCTAG